In Electrophorus electricus isolate fEleEle1 chromosome 1, fEleEle1.pri, whole genome shotgun sequence, a single window of DNA contains:
- the LOC113578864 gene encoding endonuclease V: protein MLSPGEELVKRWEREQVCLKERLLEENTEAWQESGSFSGLARVGGVDLSFIKGDDLNACAQLVVLSYPDMQLLYEDSEMVTLTAPYLPGYLAFRECPPLLQVLKRLEGEKPCLMPQVLFVDGNGLFHYREFGLACHLGVLSDLPCVGVAKNLLQVQGVIRSEDHLSQISALKKAGDSFPLAAATGRILGQALKSSDSSSKPVYVSVGHRISLNTAVRLTHSCCRYRVPEPIRQADIRSREYLRRRFPSGPP, encoded by the exons ATGTTGTCCCCGGGCGAGGAGCTGGTGAAGCGCTGGGAAAG GGAGCAGGTCTGCCTGAAGGAGCGCCTGTTGGAGGAGAACACGGAGGCCTGGCAGGAGAGCGGCAGCTTTAGCGGCCTGGCCAGGGTCGGTGGCGTCGACTTGTCTTTTATTAAAGGCGACGACTTAAACGCGTGCGCTCAGCTCGTGGTGCTGAGCTACCCCGACATGCAG CTGCTGTATGAGGACAGTGAGATGGTGACCCTCACTGCCCCCTATCTGCCAGGGTATCTGGCCTTCAGGGAGTGTCCACCACTGCTTCAGGTTCTGAAGAGgctggagggagagaagccCTGCCTCATGCCacag GTGCTCTTCGTGGACGGGAACGGTCTTTTTCATTACCGAG AGTTTGGCTTGGCATGTCACCTTGGAGTGCTTTCGGACCTGCCCTGTGTGGGCGTGGCCAAGAACCTCCTCCAGGTGCAGGGAGTGATCAGAAGTGAGGACCACCTCTCACAG ATTAGTGCCCTGAAGAAAGCTGGAGATAGTTTCCCGTTGGCTGCTGCTACTGGGAGAATACTCGGGCAG GCCCTGAAGAGTTCAGACAGCAGTTCCAAACccgtgtatgtgtctgtgggcCATCGTATCAGCCTGAATACTGCGGTCCggctcacacactcctgctgtcGTTACCGTGTGCCCGAACCCATcagacag GCTGACATTCGCTCCAGAGAATACCTGCGAAGACGGTTCCCCTCTGGTCCTCCgtag